The genomic DNA AGTCCGCTCGGGGCTCCACGTAGGGGTCTCGGAGATATACGTCGAGAAAGGAGCAACCCTGTCTTTCACCATGGTCCACAACTGGGGGGAGGACATGGCGGTCAGGCCCAAGACTTCCATAGTCGTGGAGGAGGGCGGAACCTTCATATCCAACTACATCTGCCTCAAACCGGCGAAGGACCTTGTTATGTACCCAACGGCGGTTCTGAAGGGCAAGGGTGCGGTCGCCACCTTCAACAGCGTGTTTCTGGCCACCGAAGGGTCCTGTATCGACTCGGGCTCTCGGGTTATCCTAAAGGCGGAGGACACCAGGGCTGAGGTGGTGTCCAGGGCGGTCTCCATGGGAGGCAAAATCTACGCCAGAGGTCACCTGGTAGGAGAGGTCCCCGGGGTCAAGGCCCATCTCGAGTGCGACGGCCTGATCCTATCCGACCGAGGGCTGATCCACGCCATACCGGAGCTTGAGGCCCAGTGTAATGACCTGGAGATGTCCCACGAGGCGGCGGTCGGAAAGATAGCCCAGGAGGAGATCGAATACCTCATGGCGAGAGGGCTGTCGGAGGAGGATTCCCGGTCCCTCATAAT from Dethiosulfovibrio salsuginis includes the following:
- a CDS encoding SufB/SufD family protein, with product MISPVERLSDLSEQDRGTLVKSGIDPEAKVSGSFMLADHSTVHCNCSDPEVEVLPISTALELHDGLRPYWRRLIDDNENGDPDGGYFIRSKAGSTVTYPLQACLYLAEEKLTQNVHNIVVAEEGSTLNILSGCATAPGVRSGLHVGVSEIYVEKGATLSFTMVHNWGEDMAVRPKTSIVVEEGGTFISNYICLKPAKDLVMYPTAVLKGKGAVATFNSVFLATEGSCIDSGSRVILKAEDTRAEVVSRAVSMGGKIYARGHLVGEVPGVKAHLECDGLILSDRGLIHAIPELEAQCNDLEMSHEAAVGKIAQEEIEYLMARGLSEEDSRSLIIKGFLSLDILGLPEELKRDMEETIKQADSEGAM